A window from Thermoanaerobaculales bacterium encodes these proteins:
- a CDS encoding xanthine dehydrogenase family protein subunit M — protein sequence MLPSFTIVRPTSLAEALAQLATGDSRLHGGGTDLLGCLHDGVFATPKVVSLSRIQELRGITRAAGGGLRIGALTTISELIASGDVAERYRALHQAAQVVASPQLRNQGTLAGNLCQKPRCWYYRGDFPCLRKGGERCFAYDGENQYHCIFGGDMCFMVHPSDTAPALAALGAVCRVAGPGSTRSVPVEALHVPPSDDPQRETVLDPDEIVTEIVLPPLPAGTRSSYRKVRARASWNFALAGAALVVRFDGAQVAEARVFLSGAAPVPWRSRAVEQAIVGRPLDAGTIAAAADAAVAGAEPLAKNAYKLPMFRGLIIDELEKVAASSA from the coding sequence ATGCTGCCCAGCTTCACGATCGTGCGACCGACATCGCTGGCGGAGGCCCTCGCACAGCTGGCGACCGGGGACTCACGGCTGCACGGCGGCGGGACCGACCTGCTCGGCTGCCTGCACGACGGCGTGTTCGCCACGCCCAAGGTGGTCAGCCTGAGCCGCATCCAGGAGCTGCGTGGGATCACGCGCGCTGCCGGCGGCGGCCTGCGCATCGGCGCGCTGACCACGATCTCCGAGCTGATCGCGAGCGGCGACGTCGCCGAGCGCTACCGCGCGCTCCACCAGGCCGCGCAGGTGGTGGCCAGCCCGCAGCTGCGCAACCAGGGCACCCTCGCCGGCAACCTCTGCCAGAAGCCCCGCTGCTGGTACTACCGGGGCGACTTCCCCTGCCTGCGCAAGGGCGGCGAGAGGTGTTTCGCCTACGACGGCGAAAACCAGTACCACTGCATCTTCGGCGGCGACATGTGTTTCATGGTCCACCCGTCGGACACCGCTCCGGCGCTCGCCGCTCTCGGCGCCGTCTGCCGGGTTGCGGGCCCGGGATCGACCAGGTCGGTGCCGGTCGAAGCGCTCCATGTTCCGCCGTCCGACGATCCCCAGCGGGAGACGGTGCTCGACCCGGACGAGATCGTGACCGAGATCGTGCTGCCTCCGCTGCCGGCCGGCACCCGGTCGAGCTACCGCAAGGTGCGCGCCCGGGCATCCTGGAACTTCGCCCTCGCCGGGGCCGCCCTGGTTGTGCGCTTCGACGGCGCGCAGGTGGCCGAGGCCCGCGTGTTCCTGTCCGGCGCGGCGCCGGTGCCCTGGCGCTCGCGCGCGGTCGAGCAGGCGATCGTCGGCCGGCCGCTCGACGCCGGCACCATCGCCGCCGCCGCCGACGCGGCCGTGGCCGGCGCCGAGCCGCTCGCCAAGAACGCCTACAAGCTGCCGATGTTCCGCGGTCTGATCATCGACGAGCTGGAGAAGGTGGCGGCTTCGAGCGCGTAG
- a CDS encoding ferritin family protein → MTIEEVLDFAIAAEVEAATTYRDLAGRVDGPGLRELLLLIAGEEDAHREALDGVREGDLSLFAKGSPTVQLSAPLAVPALTPDATPAQVLLAAIDAERRAYTVYRDLAAAADDLGITTLLEALAVEETRHWQKLEQAYDALIAGGRR, encoded by the coding sequence ATGACCATCGAGGAGGTCCTCGACTTCGCGATCGCGGCCGAGGTCGAGGCGGCCACGACTTACCGGGACCTCGCCGGTCGCGTGGACGGCCCGGGCCTGCGTGAGCTCCTGCTGCTGATCGCGGGCGAGGAGGACGCCCACCGCGAGGCCCTCGATGGGGTGCGCGAGGGGGACCTGTCGCTGTTCGCGAAGGGGTCGCCGACAGTCCAGCTCTCCGCCCCACTGGCGGTGCCGGCCCTGACCCCTGACGCGACCCCGGCTCAGGTCCTGCTCGCCGCCATCGACGCCGAGCGCCGTGCCTACACGGTGTACCGGGATCTCGCAGCGGCCGCCGACGACCTGGGGATCACCACCCTGCTCGAGGCGCTGGCGGTCGAGGAGACGAGGCACTGGCAGAAGCTCGAGCAGGCGTACGACGCCTTGATCGCAGGCGGCCGCCGGTGA
- a CDS encoding 4Fe-4S dicluster domain-containing protein, with protein sequence MTLDRRQVLRLAGAGCAALAAGARPADAESASSPDAAKSWAVLVDTVACIGCRKCEWACNVQHGLADVPASSFDDLKVVDTPRRPDHDVYTVVNRFRSPSVPDRSWTVKLQCMHCVDPACASACLVGALVKTDAGPVRYDEWKCIGCRYCMVACPFQIPAYEYHKAVQPRVRKCTFCDSRLEEGRAPACVAICPNEALTFGTRQSLLDAAHTRIQGNPGRYHPYVYGEFEGGGTCWLYLTPVEFWHTGLPVLDNDPIPHHTERIQHAIFKSFVPPLALYGFLGLIMHAMRGEEGSEESTSG encoded by the coding sequence ATGACTCTTGATCGCAGACAGGTTCTCCGGCTGGCGGGGGCCGGCTGCGCGGCCCTGGCGGCCGGCGCTCGACCCGCCGACGCCGAATCGGCCTCCAGCCCGGACGCGGCCAAGTCGTGGGCGGTGCTGGTGGACACGGTCGCCTGCATCGGCTGCCGCAAGTGCGAGTGGGCGTGCAATGTCCAACATGGGCTGGCGGACGTTCCGGCCTCGAGCTTCGACGACCTCAAGGTGGTCGACACGCCGCGGCGGCCCGACCACGACGTCTACACGGTGGTCAACCGCTTCCGCAGCCCGTCCGTCCCCGACCGCTCGTGGACCGTCAAGCTGCAGTGCATGCACTGCGTCGACCCGGCTTGCGCGTCGGCGTGCCTGGTCGGGGCACTGGTCAAGACCGACGCCGGCCCGGTGAGGTACGACGAGTGGAAGTGCATCGGCTGCCGGTACTGCATGGTCGCCTGCCCGTTCCAGATCCCCGCCTACGAGTACCACAAGGCGGTGCAGCCGCGGGTCCGCAAGTGCACGTTCTGCGACTCCCGCCTCGAGGAGGGGCGTGCGCCCGCCTGCGTCGCGATCTGCCCCAACGAGGCCCTCACCTTCGGCACCCGGCAGTCGCTGCTCGACGCCGCTCACACTCGGATCCAGGGCAACCCGGGGCGCTACCACCCCTACGTCTACGGCGAGTTCGAGGGCGGTGGCACCTGCTGGCTGTACCTGACGCCGGTCGAGTTCTGGCACACCGGGCTGCCGGTGCTGGACAACGACCCGATCCCCCACCATACCGAGCGGATCCAGCACGCGATCTTCAAGTCGTTCGTGCCGCCGCTGGCGCTCTATGGCTTCCTCGGTCTGATCATGCACGCGATGCGCGGCGAGGAAGGGTCTGAGGAGAGCACCAGTGGCTGA
- a CDS encoding choice-of-anchor J domain-containing protein, whose translation MRALVGIDRRFRGRLLMAVGVMLLVPVLAGADEGAPKVVKGEPPADVCAMLDDVELRSRMDGLLFKLTVLCGRTDLLGQVPPEPAAEVGPAQPDAGGVDIPVNNPAGDVGQTSHTQSETSMARNEVTGTICAGYNDSYNYSVNGVTGFSRSVDGGATFTDRGGLDANSFGDPSLVWRKSDGHFYFATLHTSGLGIYRSTDDCTTFSFLGVISNGGWSDDKELIAVDNNPASPYYGRLYCVWTDFGAGQVIRSTYSDNGTTWSSPVTISTGTTPQGAWPVIAPNGDVFVSWARGVESPSLTIDITRSANGGVSYTMATSPAAGKTTPRDASGTGSCGRYALKGGIRYLPSPQIAVGPDGVLHAVYSYDPDGYNTGDVIDAFYRRSTDSGATWGPEVRLNTDATTRDQFFPTLSVGAGNIVSTTWYDRREDANNTLFKYYQRFSFDGGITWEPDEPVSDVASPVYLDPNLATCYHGDYDTHLQTGTHAVAQWSDDRYVQSGHNDPDVFADLLPISTDFLLLPQETSLAVCAPDSAVVTIDVPQFSGFSEPVTLATGTLPPGLAAGFVPNPVTPPGSSDLTLSGTGGVAAGSYEITVTGTSSPGGVVHDASITLGVFNAPAGAVDLVAPANGALNQALRPAFAWSAATQGSSYTLEVDDDPAFGSPALVEPGITETTFTPSSDLASNTTYYWRVTALNVCGAGPTSLVFSFTTEALPGDCGIGTIPLVTFTEDFEEPGAPGWTHSGTGDTWTLSGARVHGGAFAYHADGVGTTTDQRLVSPELVLPTEIPVTMQFWNWQSMEPSGGGCYDGGILEISTDNGATWTYLPTTVMQTDPYDGPVSGLGGLEGWCGDPQDWLRSVVDLDAYAGQTVRFRFRLGTDVSVSREGWYVDDVVVQSCVPAFPDFYLGTTPGSSTICAGDSADYTVNVGAYSGFSNPVTLAASGNPAGTTAGFSPNPVTPPGSSLLTIGNTGGVAGGSYGITISGAADGSAGHSTGVTLNVVVPAAPPALTAPANGAIDQPLRPVFQWTAAAGASSYALEADDDPAFGSPAVAVTGLAGTTYTPTTDLDEGTTYHWRVRSENLCGPGAASTVYSFTTLSLMPFADGFESGDTSGWSTTVP comes from the coding sequence ATGAGAGCTCTTGTGGGGATCGATCGCCGTTTCCGTGGCCGACTGCTCATGGCAGTTGGCGTCATGTTGCTGGTGCCCGTCCTTGCCGGTGCGGACGAGGGCGCGCCGAAGGTCGTCAAAGGCGAGCCGCCTGCCGACGTTTGCGCGATGCTGGACGACGTCGAGCTGCGCAGCCGGATGGACGGGCTCCTGTTCAAACTGACCGTGCTGTGCGGCCGAACGGACCTGCTCGGCCAGGTACCCCCTGAGCCGGCGGCCGAGGTCGGGCCGGCGCAGCCGGACGCGGGGGGCGTCGACATCCCGGTCAACAACCCGGCCGGCGACGTTGGCCAGACCTCGCACACCCAGAGCGAGACCTCGATGGCGCGCAACGAGGTCACCGGCACGATTTGCGCCGGCTACAACGACTCCTACAACTACTCGGTCAACGGCGTCACCGGCTTCTCCCGTTCCGTTGACGGCGGCGCGACCTTCACCGACCGCGGCGGGCTGGATGCCAACAGTTTCGGTGACCCGAGCCTGGTCTGGCGCAAGAGCGACGGCCACTTCTACTTCGCCACTCTCCACACCAGCGGTCTGGGCATCTACCGTTCGACCGACGACTGCACAACCTTCTCCTTCCTGGGAGTGATCTCCAACGGGGGCTGGTCTGACGACAAGGAGCTGATCGCGGTCGACAACAACCCGGCGAGCCCCTACTACGGCCGGCTGTACTGTGTATGGACCGACTTCGGCGCCGGCCAGGTGATTCGCTCCACCTACTCCGACAACGGCACGACGTGGTCGTCGCCAGTCACCATCAGCACCGGCACCACGCCCCAGGGAGCGTGGCCGGTGATCGCGCCCAACGGCGACGTCTTCGTGTCGTGGGCGCGCGGGGTGGAATCGCCGTCGCTCACCATCGACATCACGCGCTCCGCGAACGGCGGCGTCAGCTACACCATGGCGACCTCGCCGGCCGCCGGCAAGACCACGCCGAGGGATGCATCGGGGACCGGCAGCTGCGGTCGCTACGCGCTGAAGGGCGGAATCCGCTACCTGCCGTCGCCACAGATCGCGGTCGGGCCGGACGGCGTGCTCCACGCGGTCTACAGCTATGACCCGGACGGCTACAACACCGGCGACGTGATCGACGCCTTCTACCGCCGCTCGACCGACAGCGGGGCGACCTGGGGCCCCGAGGTGCGGCTCAACACCGACGCGACCACCCGCGACCAGTTCTTCCCGACCCTCTCGGTCGGCGCCGGCAACATCGTCTCCACCACCTGGTACGACCGCCGCGAGGACGCCAACAACACCCTGTTCAAGTACTACCAGCGCTTCTCGTTCGACGGCGGCATCACCTGGGAGCCGGACGAGCCGGTGTCCGACGTGGCCTCGCCGGTCTACCTCGATCCCAACCTGGCCACCTGCTACCACGGCGACTACGACACCCACCTCCAGACCGGGACCCACGCGGTCGCGCAGTGGTCGGACGATCGCTACGTCCAGAGCGGACACAACGACCCCGACGTGTTCGCGGACCTGCTGCCGATCAGCACCGACTTCCTGCTCCTGCCGCAGGAGACGTCGCTGGCGGTGTGTGCACCCGACAGCGCGGTCGTCACCATCGACGTGCCGCAGTTCTCCGGCTTCTCCGAGCCGGTGACGCTCGCCACCGGAACCCTGCCGCCCGGCCTCGCCGCCGGCTTCGTCCCGAACCCGGTCACGCCGCCCGGGTCGAGCGACCTGACCCTGAGCGGCACCGGCGGCGTCGCGGCCGGCAGCTACGAGATCACGGTGACCGGGACCTCGAGCCCGGGCGGCGTCGTCCACGACGCCAGCATCACCCTCGGCGTGTTCAACGCCCCCGCGGGCGCGGTCGACCTCGTCGCCCCGGCCAACGGCGCCCTCAACCAGGCGCTGCGGCCTGCCTTCGCGTGGTCGGCGGCCACCCAGGGGTCCAGCTACACCCTCGAGGTTGACGACGACCCGGCGTTCGGCAGCCCGGCCCTCGTCGAGCCCGGAATCACCGAGACCACATTCACCCCGAGCAGCGATCTGGCGTCCAACACCACCTACTACTGGCGGGTCACCGCGCTCAACGTCTGCGGCGCCGGGCCGACCTCGCTGGTCTTCTCGTTCACCACCGAGGCGCTGCCCGGCGACTGCGGGATCGGCACGATTCCGCTGGTCACCTTCACCGAGGACTTCGAGGAGCCCGGCGCGCCGGGATGGACCCACAGCGGCACCGGCGACACCTGGACCCTGTCCGGGGCGCGGGTGCACGGCGGCGCCTTCGCGTACCACGCCGACGGCGTCGGAACCACCACGGATCAGCGGCTGGTTTCGCCCGAGCTGGTGCTTCCCACCGAGATCCCGGTGACCATGCAGTTCTGGAACTGGCAGTCGATGGAGCCTTCCGGCGGCGGCTGCTACGACGGCGGTATCCTCGAGATCTCCACCGACAATGGCGCCACCTGGACCTACCTGCCGACGACCGTGATGCAGACCGATCCCTACGACGGTCCGGTGTCCGGGCTGGGTGGCCTCGAGGGCTGGTGCGGCGACCCGCAGGACTGGCTGCGCTCGGTGGTCGACCTCGATGCCTACGCCGGCCAGACGGTCCGCTTCCGCTTCCGCCTGGGCACCGACGTGTCGGTGAGCCGCGAGGGCTGGTACGTCGACGACGTGGTCGTCCAGTCGTGCGTGCCGGCGTTCCCGGACTTCTACCTCGGCACGACGCCCGGCAGCTCCACGATCTGCGCCGGTGACAGTGCCGACTACACCGTCAACGTCGGCGCATACAGCGGTTTCTCGAACCCGGTCACTCTCGCGGCGAGCGGCAACCCGGCCGGCACGACGGCCGGCTTCTCCCCGAATCCGGTGACGCCCCCTGGCTCGAGCCTGCTGACCATCGGCAACACCGGTGGCGTCGCCGGCGGCAGCTACGGCATCACCATCAGCGGCGCCGCCGACGGCAGCGCAGGCCACTCGACCGGGGTCACGCTCAACGTGGTCGTGCCGGCCGCGCCGCCGGCCCTGACCGCGCCGGCCAACGGAGCGATCGACCAGCCGCTGCGGCCGGTCTTCCAGTGGACCGCGGCGGCGGGCGCCTCGAGCTACGCGCTGGAGGCCGACGACGACCCGGCGTTCGGCAGCCCGGCGGTCGCCGTGACCGGCCTTGCCGGGACGACCTACACGCCGACGACCGATCTCGACGAGGGCACCACCTACCACTGGCGGGTGAGGTCGGAGAACCTGTGCGGGCCCGGCGCCGCCTCGACGGTGTACTCGTTCACGACCTTGAGCCTGATGCCGTTCGCGGACGGCTTCGAGTCCGGCGACACCAGCGGTTGGTCGACGACCGTGCCCTGA
- a CDS encoding radical SAM protein: protein MRVLVVAGNTERINLPTLPLGAALVAAAAAAHGHDVAFLDLMGEADPELALRREIGVTRPDAIGVSVRNIDDQEMARPAFLLDKVRPLIAACRSASAAPVILGGAGFTLFPEAVLRYLDADLGVCGEGEEAFPALLDRLEIGSDAWDLPGVFGPGHRPAERRAAVADLDTLPEPGPRLWASADVARPDVWVPVQTRRGCPFRCSYCSTPLIEGCHLRCRSPQLVAEQLARMAAAGVQRVQFVDNVFNIPRDHVLALCRRISALDAGVEWQCIVYPSRLDEELVSAMAEAGCRAVSLGFESGDDRMLRAYRKHFNAAEVRRVSELLAGHGIGRFGFLLLGGPGETRASVTASLDFAQSLGLDLLRVTVGVRIYPGTELADAAQAEHVIARDDDLLRPRFYMTPDLEAWIHDELAQRGIGAGPRI from the coding sequence GTGAGGGTCCTGGTCGTCGCCGGCAACACCGAGCGGATCAACCTGCCGACGCTGCCGCTGGGCGCAGCACTGGTTGCCGCCGCGGCTGCGGCGCACGGCCACGACGTGGCCTTCCTCGACCTCATGGGCGAGGCGGATCCGGAGCTCGCACTCCGCCGCGAGATCGGTGTCACGCGGCCGGATGCGATCGGCGTTTCGGTTCGCAACATCGACGATCAGGAGATGGCGCGGCCTGCCTTCTTGCTCGACAAGGTGCGGCCGCTGATCGCGGCCTGCAGGTCGGCCTCGGCGGCACCAGTCATCCTCGGTGGCGCCGGCTTCACGCTGTTCCCCGAGGCGGTGCTTCGCTACCTCGACGCCGACCTCGGAGTCTGCGGCGAGGGTGAGGAGGCCTTCCCGGCGCTGCTCGACCGTCTCGAGATCGGCAGCGACGCCTGGGACCTGCCGGGCGTGTTCGGCCCCGGACATCGGCCGGCGGAGCGCCGGGCCGCGGTGGCAGATCTCGACACCTTGCCCGAGCCGGGCCCTCGGCTGTGGGCGAGCGCCGACGTCGCGCGGCCCGATGTCTGGGTACCGGTGCAGACCCGCCGCGGCTGCCCCTTCCGCTGCAGCTACTGCTCGACCCCCCTCATCGAGGGCTGCCACCTGCGCTGCCGGTCTCCGCAGCTGGTCGCCGAACAGCTCGCCAGAATGGCGGCTGCCGGAGTGCAGCGAGTTCAGTTTGTCGACAACGTCTTCAACATCCCCCGCGACCACGTCCTCGCGCTCTGCCGCCGCATCAGCGCGCTCGACGCCGGTGTCGAGTGGCAGTGCATCGTCTACCCGAGCCGGCTCGACGAGGAGCTGGTGAGCGCCATGGCCGAAGCCGGCTGCCGGGCCGTCAGCCTCGGCTTCGAGTCCGGGGACGACCGCATGCTGCGTGCGTACCGCAAGCACTTCAACGCTGCCGAGGTGAGGCGCGTCTCGGAGCTCCTCGCCGGCCACGGCATCGGCCGCTTCGGCTTCCTGCTGCTCGGCGGCCCGGGCGAGACCCGAGCCAGCGTCACGGCCTCGCTCGACTTCGCCCAGTCGCTCGGGCTCGACCTGCTCAGGGTGACGGTCGGGGTGCGGATCTACCCCGGCACCGAGCTCGCCGACGCGGCACAGGCCGAGCATGTCATCGCGAGGGATGACGACCTGCTGCGCCCGCGCTTCTACATGACGCCGGACCTCGAGGCGTGGATCCACGACGAGCTCGCACAAAGGGGCATCGGGGCGGGACCCAGGATCTAG
- a CDS encoding methylmalonyl-CoA mutase family protein translates to MATPATPARYEPKHKVRFVTAASLFDGHDAAINIMRRILQAHGAEVVHLGHNRSVADIVEAAIQEDAQAIAVSSYQGGHLEFFKYMIDLLRGRGAGHILVFGGGGGVIVPREIAELEAYGVAKIFSPEDGRAMGLDGMIDHMIRAADFDPSSLDPSSPLGATADRWLAVARAITRAEEGTEPELPVVGRAAPVLGITGTGGAGKSSVVDELVLRFLADFPELTIAILSVDPTKRKTGGALLGDRIRLNSLGSDRVFMRSLATRQAHRALSANIEQSIALCRAAGFDLVLVESSGIGQADSEIVDVADLSLYVMTPEYGAAMQLEKIDMLDFADFVAINKFDRPKALDALRDVRKQYRRSRGLFAGPADDELPVYATIASQFHDRGVNSLYQGIVRRLQQDHGAPWTLEGTSAVPVGAPERHPTIPGDRVGYLRSIARTVRGYKEWAEEQVGVANRLYQLVGARAILCARNGDGSPEDLWRLFEEITGSEAAAEPQLADLDAEIRRIAHRLENDSRELLAAWPKIQRDYASDEFSYTVRGREIHVPLTSTSLAGTRIPKVQLPRCATWPGILRYLFLENVPGAFPYTAGVFPLKRTQELPTRMFAGEGGPERTNERFHLLAQGQEATRLSTAFDSVTLYGEDPAERPDIWGKVGESGVSICTVEDVERLYAGFDLCDPTTSVSMTINGPAPMMLAMFFNAAARQQARKRLIASKRLKAKRAEAFEPVAGGKSWEALEPLLEPGEWDAVLRETMQAIRGTVQADILKEDQAQNTCIFSTEFALRMMGDIQRLFCDWQVRNFYSVSISGYHIAEAGANPITQLAFTLANGFTYVETYLARGMDIDDFAPNLSFFFSNGMDPEYTVIGRVARRIWSTAIRNRYGGNERSQKLKYHIQTSGRSLHAMEIAFNDIRTTLQGLLAMADNCNSLHTNAYDEAITTPTPESVRRAVAIQLINALEFGLLKNENPLQGSQFVEWLTDVVEEAVLDEFERLSERGDVLGAMESMYQRGKIQEESLHYERLKHTGEHPIVGVNTFIDPNAAIGGEIPLTRATPEEKNARLAHLRDFQERHRERAPEALARLQRVARDGGNIFEELLATVRTCSLGQISNALYEVGGQYRRNM, encoded by the coding sequence ATGGCCACGCCCGCCACGCCCGCGCGATACGAGCCGAAGCACAAGGTCCGCTTCGTCACCGCGGCTTCGTTGTTCGACGGCCACGACGCGGCGATCAACATCATGCGCCGCATCCTGCAGGCGCACGGCGCCGAGGTTGTCCACCTCGGGCACAACCGATCGGTCGCCGACATCGTGGAGGCCGCCATCCAGGAGGACGCGCAGGCGATCGCGGTTTCCTCCTACCAGGGCGGGCACCTCGAGTTCTTCAAGTACATGATCGACCTGCTCCGAGGGCGCGGCGCCGGCCACATCCTGGTCTTCGGCGGCGGCGGCGGCGTCATCGTGCCGCGCGAGATCGCCGAGCTCGAGGCCTACGGCGTCGCCAAGATCTTCTCGCCCGAGGACGGCCGCGCCATGGGCCTCGACGGCATGATCGACCACATGATCAGGGCAGCGGACTTCGACCCGTCGAGCCTCGACCCGTCGTCCCCGCTCGGCGCCACCGCCGATCGCTGGCTCGCCGTGGCCCGCGCGATCACCCGCGCCGAGGAGGGCACCGAGCCCGAGCTGCCGGTCGTCGGGCGGGCCGCACCCGTGCTCGGCATCACCGGCACCGGCGGCGCCGGCAAATCCTCGGTCGTCGACGAGCTCGTGCTGCGCTTCCTCGCCGACTTCCCCGAGCTGACCATCGCCATCCTGTCGGTGGACCCGACCAAGCGCAAGACCGGCGGCGCGCTGCTCGGCGACCGCATCCGTCTCAACTCGCTCGGCTCCGACCGGGTCTTCATGCGGTCGCTCGCCACCCGGCAGGCCCACCGTGCGCTGTCGGCCAACATCGAGCAGTCGATCGCGCTCTGCCGCGCCGCCGGCTTCGATCTGGTGCTGGTGGAGTCCTCCGGCATCGGGCAGGCCGACTCGGAGATCGTCGACGTCGCCGACCTCTCGCTCTACGTCATGACCCCCGAGTACGGCGCCGCGATGCAGCTCGAGAAGATCGACATGCTCGACTTCGCCGACTTCGTGGCCATCAACAAGTTCGACCGGCCGAAGGCGCTCGACGCGCTGCGCGACGTGCGCAAGCAGTACCGCCGCAGCCGCGGGCTGTTCGCGGGGCCGGCCGACGACGAGCTGCCGGTGTACGCGACCATCGCCAGCCAGTTCCACGACCGCGGCGTCAACAGCCTCTACCAGGGCATCGTGCGGCGCCTGCAGCAGGACCACGGCGCGCCGTGGACCCTCGAGGGCACCTCGGCGGTGCCGGTCGGGGCGCCGGAGCGGCATCCCACGATCCCCGGTGACCGCGTCGGCTACCTGCGGTCGATCGCCCGCACGGTGCGCGGCTACAAGGAGTGGGCCGAGGAGCAGGTCGGGGTCGCCAACCGGCTCTACCAGCTGGTCGGAGCGCGTGCCATCCTGTGCGCCCGCAACGGGGACGGCTCGCCCGAGGACCTGTGGAGGCTGTTCGAGGAGATCACCGGCTCAGAGGCGGCCGCCGAGCCGCAGCTCGCCGATCTCGACGCCGAGATCCGGCGCATCGCCCACCGGCTCGAGAACGACTCGCGTGAGCTGCTCGCGGCCTGGCCGAAGATCCAGCGCGACTACGCCAGCGACGAGTTCTCCTACACCGTGCGCGGCCGCGAGATCCACGTGCCCCTCACCTCGACCTCGCTCGCGGGCACCAGGATCCCCAAGGTGCAGCTGCCACGCTGCGCGACCTGGCCCGGCATCCTGCGCTACCTGTTCCTGGAGAACGTTCCCGGGGCCTTCCCCTACACCGCCGGTGTGTTCCCTCTCAAGCGCACTCAGGAGCTGCCGACGCGGATGTTCGCCGGCGAGGGCGGTCCGGAGCGCACTAACGAGCGCTTCCACCTGCTCGCCCAGGGCCAGGAGGCGACGCGGCTGTCGACCGCCTTCGACTCCGTGACCCTGTACGGCGAGGACCCGGCCGAGCGGCCGGACATCTGGGGCAAGGTCGGCGAGTCCGGGGTCTCGATCTGCACCGTCGAGGACGTCGAGCGGCTGTACGCGGGCTTCGACCTTTGCGACCCCACAACCTCGGTGTCGATGACCATCAACGGCCCGGCGCCGATGATGCTGGCGATGTTCTTCAACGCGGCCGCGCGCCAGCAGGCGCGCAAGCGGCTGATCGCATCCAAGCGGCTGAAGGCGAAGCGGGCCGAGGCCTTCGAGCCGGTTGCCGGCGGCAAGAGCTGGGAGGCGCTCGAGCCGCTGCTCGAGCCGGGCGAGTGGGATGCGGTCCTCCGCGAGACCATGCAGGCCATCCGCGGCACCGTGCAGGCCGACATCCTCAAGGAGGACCAGGCCCAGAACACCTGCATCTTCTCGACCGAGTTCGCGCTGCGGATGATGGGCGACATCCAGCGCCTGTTCTGCGACTGGCAGGTGCGCAACTTCTACTCGGTGTCGATCTCCGGCTACCACATCGCCGAGGCCGGCGCCAACCCGATCACCCAGCTCGCCTTCACCCTGGCCAACGGCTTCACCTACGTCGAGACCTACCTCGCCCGGGGCATGGACATCGACGACTTCGCCCCCAACCTGAGCTTCTTCTTCTCCAACGGCATGGACCCCGAGTACACCGTGATCGGCAGGGTCGCGCGGCGGATCTGGTCGACGGCGATCCGCAACCGCTACGGCGGCAATGAGCGCTCCCAGAAGCTCAAGTACCACATCCAGACCTCGGGCCGCTCGCTGCACGCGATGGAGATCGCGTTCAACGACATCCGGACCACGCTGCAGGGCCTGCTCGCCATGGCCGACAACTGCAACTCGCTGCACACCAACGCCTACGACGAGGCGATCACCACCCCGACCCCGGAGTCGGTGCGGCGCGCGGTGGCGATCCAGCTCATCAACGCCCTCGAGTTCGGCCTGCTCAAGAACGAGAACCCGCTCCAGGGCTCGCAGTTCGTCGAGTGGCTGACCGACGTCGTCGAGGAGGCGGTGCTCGACGAGTTCGAGCGGCTTTCGGAGCGCGGCGACGTGCTCGGCGCGATGGAGAGCATGTATCAGCGAGGCAAGATCCAGGAGGAGAGCCTCCACTACGAACGGCTCAAGCACACCGGCGAGCACCCGATCGTCGGCGTCAACACCTTCATCGATCCGAACGCAGCGATCGGCGGCGAGATCCCGCTCACCCGCGCCACTCCCGAGGAGAAGAACGCCCGCCTCGCCCACCTCCGCGACTTCCAGGAGCGGCACCGGGAGCGGGCGCCGGAGGCCCTCGCCCGCCTGCAGCGCGTGGCACGTGACGGCGGCAACATCTTCGAGGAGCTGCTCGCCACCGTCCGCACCTGCTCCCTCGGCCAGATCTCGAACGCGCTCTACGAGGTCGGCGGCCAGTACCGGCGCAACATGTAG